Genomic window (Armatimonadota bacterium):
CCATAGACGTTCCCCGCCGTGATACGCAAAGGCGTGTTAAAGGGGCTGCTATGGAGCCAAGCGACGTCCTGATCGGCCGAGACGAGGACGGGACGCGTCGAGACCACCAGACCTCCGAGCCCCTTCGAAGGCCTGTCCACGATCCTGAGCCATCCGGACTGATCGACGGGATTGCCTTCTTCACCGTAGAAGCTCTGAAACTGGGGCATACGGCCTTTCTTACGGATGCGTGCCGTCGCTAGGTGCTCACGTCCTAAGACCTTTCCATCGGCACTTTGACCCCGTGCGATCGGGCGAACGTGCGCGCGTCGTCATAGCCCGCGTCGGCGTGACGGATGACGCCCATCCCAGGGTCGGTGGTCAGCACGCGCTCCAGCCGCTTCGCTGCCTCCGGTGTGCCGTCCGCCACGACGACCATCCCAGCGTGCTGGGAATAGCCGATGCCGACTCCACCGCCGTTGTGCACGGACACCCACGTCGCTCCGGCCGAGCAGTTGACCATCGCGTTCAAGAACGCCCAGTCCGAAACCGCGTCGGTGCCGTCCTGCATGGACTCCGTCTCGCGGTTCGGCGACGCCACCGATCCACAGTCCAAATGGTCACGCCCGATGACGATCGGAGCGGACAGTTCCCCGCTCGCCACCATGTCGTTTAACTTGAGCCCGGCCTTGACCCTTTCCCCATAGCCTAGCCAACAGATCCGGGCCGGAAGACCTTGAAAATGAACCTTTTCCCTGGCTTTGGACATCCAACGACTCAGGGCACCGTTTTCGGGGAAGAGGTTTAGCACTGCTAGGTCGCTCTTATGGATGTCCTCTGGGTCGCCGCTAAGTGCCGCCCACCGGAACGGGCCCTTCCCTTCGCAGAACAGCGGCCGGATGTATTCCGGGACGAAACCCTTGATGTCGAACGCGTCCTGACATCCGGCATCTTGGGCGAAAGCACGGATGTTGTTCCCATAATCGAACGTCACGGCACCCAGCTCTTTGAGCTTGAGCATCGCCCCGACATGGACGGCCATGGCCTGCTTCGACTTTCGGACGTACGCGTCCGGGTCGCTCTGCCTCAGCTCGAACGCGCCGGACAGGGTCATGCCGTTCGGGACATATCCGTTCAAGGGATCGTGGGCGCTCGTTTGATCGGTCAAGACGTCGGGAACGATCTGTCTTCTGACGAGTTCGGGAAGAACGTCCGCACAGTTGCCGACGAGCCCGACGCTGATGTTCGGACGACCGTCCAACATCTTGAGAGCTTCGTCGAGCGACCAGGCGACCTTGTCGCAGTATCCGGTCTTGAGGCGCTTCTCGATCCGCGAGGGGTCGACGTCGATCCCCAAGTACGCCGCACCGTTCATCGTCGCTGCGAGAGGCTGGGCGCCGCCCATTCCCCCCATGCCGCCGCTGACCACAAGCTTGCCCTCCAGGGATCCTCCGAAGTGGCGGTCGGCGCAAGCCGCGAACGTTTCGAACGTGCCCTGGACGATGCCTTGCGAACCGATGTAGATCCAGGAACCGGCCGTCATCTGGCCGTACATCATCAGGCCTTTGCGCTCCAGTTCGTTGAAGTGCTCCCAGTCCGACCACTTACCGACCAGGTTGGAATTCGCGATCAACACCCGCGGCGCATCGGCATGGGTGCGGAAGACTCCGACGGGCTTACCGCTTTGCACGAGCAGCGTCTCGTCGTTCTCCAGGTCCCGGAGGCAACGGACAATGGCCTCGAAGCACTCCCAGTTCCGGGCGGCTTTGCCCGTCCCGCCGTAGACGACGAGATCGTCCGGCCTCTCGGCCACCTCCGGATCCAGGTTGTTCATCAGCATCCGAAGCGCGGCTTCCTGAAGCCAGCCCTTGCAGGACAGTTCCGGGCCTCTCGGTGCACGGATCACGGTCTTTGTAGCCACTTCCTCGATTGTATCCCTCGACCCGAGCCCGTCCCCGATCCCAGGTTCGTTCGCGCTCCGAAACGGAGGAAGGGTTGGGGCGGGGCGTCCAGGCTCCGCCATAATC
Coding sequences:
- the hutU gene encoding urocanate hydratase; this translates as MAEPGRPAPTLPPFRSANEPGIGDGLGSRDTIEEVATKTVIRAPRGPELSCKGWLQEAALRMLMNNLDPEVAERPDDLVVYGGTGKAARNWECFEAIVRCLRDLENDETLLVQSGKPVGVFRTHADAPRVLIANSNLVGKWSDWEHFNELERKGLMMYGQMTAGSWIYIGSQGIVQGTFETFAACADRHFGGSLEGKLVVSGGMGGMGGAQPLAATMNGAAYLGIDVDPSRIEKRLKTGYCDKVAWSLDEALKMLDGRPNISVGLVGNCADVLPELVRRQIVPDVLTDQTSAHDPLNGYVPNGMTLSGAFELRQSDPDAYVRKSKQAMAVHVGAMLKLKELGAVTFDYGNNIRAFAQDAGCQDAFDIKGFVPEYIRPLFCEGKGPFRWAALSGDPEDIHKSDLAVLNLFPENGALSRWMSKAREKVHFQGLPARICWLGYGERVKAGLKLNDMVASGELSAPIVIGRDHLDCGSVASPNRETESMQDGTDAVSDWAFLNAMVNCSAGATWVSVHNGGGVGIGYSQHAGMVVVADGTPEAAKRLERVLTTDPGMGVIRHADAGYDDARTFARSHGVKVPMERS